In Papio anubis isolate 15944 chromosome 20, Panubis1.0, whole genome shotgun sequence, a single window of DNA contains:
- the FUZ gene encoding protein fuzzy homolog isoform X2, whose amino-acid sequence MGEEGTGGTVHLLCLAASSGVPLFCRSSRGGAPARQQLPFSVIGSLNGVHMFGQNLEVQLSSARTENTTVVWKSFHDSITLIVLSSEEGISELRLERLLQMVFGAMVLLVGLEELTNIRNVERLKKDLRASYCLIDSFLGDSELIGDLTQCVDCVIPPEGSLLQEALSGFAEATGTAFVSLVVSGRVVAATEGWWRLGTPEAVLLPWLVGSLPPQTARDYPVYLPHGSPTVPHRLLTLTLLPSLELCLLCGPSPPLSQLYPQLLERCWQPLLDPLRACLPLGARALPSGFPLHTDILGLLLLHLELKRCLFTVEPLGDKEPSPEQRRRLLRNFYTLVTSTHFPPEPGPPEKTEDEVYQAQLPRACYLVLGTEEPGKGVRLVALQLGVRRLLLLLSPQSPSHGLRSLATHTLHALTPLL is encoded by the exons GCCCGTCAGCAG CTCCCGTTCTCTGTCATCGGTTCCCTCAATGGAGTCCATATGTTTGGGCAGAATCTGGAGGTGCAGCTGAGCTCTGCGAGGACCGAAAACACGACTGTGGTGTGGAAAAGCTTCCATGACAG CATCACGCTCATTGTTCTGTCATCTGAGGAGGGCATCtctgagctgaggctggagagacTACTCCAAATGGTGTTTGGAGCCATG GTCCTTCTTGTGGGACTTGAAGAACTGACCAATATCCGCAATGTGGAGAGACTGAAGAAGGACTTGAGG GCCAGCTACTGCCTCATCGACAGCTTCCTAGGGGACTCGGAGCTCATCGGGGACCTGACCCAGTGTGTGGACTGTGTGATTCCTCCAGAGGGGTCCCTCTTGCAG GAAGCCCTCTCCGGGTTCGCGGAGGCCACGGGCACGGCATTCGTCAGTCTGGTGGTGTCGGGCCGGGTGGTGGCAGCAACGGAAGGTTGGTGGCGGCTGGGGACGCCCGAGGCCGTGCTGCTCCCCTGGCTGGTGGGGTCCCTGCCGCCGCAGACCGCTCGCGACTACCCGGTGTATCTGCCGCACGGGAGCCCCACG GTCCCACACCGGCTCCTGACCCTGACACTGCTGCCGAGCCTGGAGCTGTGTCTACTCTGCGGGCCAAGCCCACCCCTCAGCCAGTTGTATCCACAG CTTCTGGAGCGCTGCTGGCAGCCACTGCTGGACCCGTTGCGGGCCTGTCTGCCGCTGGGAGCCCGAGCGCTGCCCAGTGGCTTCCCCCTTCACACAGACATCCTCGG GCTGCTGCTCCTCCACCTGGAACTGAAACGCTGCCTCTTCACCGTGGAGCCCTTGGGGGATAAAG AGCCTTCACCAGAACAGCGCCGGCGCCTCCTCCGAAACTTCTATACCCTGGTCACCTCCACGCACTTCCCACCAG AGCCAGGGCCACCAGAGAAGACAGAAGATGAGGTCTACCAGGCCCAGCTGCCCAGAGCCTGCTACCTGGTGTTGGGGACTGAGGAACCAGGCAAAGGAGTGCGTCTGGTGGCCCTGCAGCTGGGGGTtcggcggctgctgctgctgctgtctccCCAGAGTCCCAGCCATGGGCTGCGAAGCCTTGCCACCCACACTCTGCATGCCCTCACCCCACTTCTTTGA
- the FUZ gene encoding protein fuzzy homolog isoform X4, with protein MFGQNLEVQLSSARTENTTVVWKSFHDSITLIVLSSEEGISELRLERLLQMVFGAMVLLVGLEELTNIRNVERLKKDLRASYCLIDSFLGDSELIGDLTQCVDCVIPPEGSLLQEALSGFAEATGTAFVSLVVSGRVVAATEGWWRLGTPEAVLLPWLVGSLPPQTARDYPVYLPHGSPTVPHRLLTLTLLPSLELCLLCGPSPPLSQLYPQLLERCWQPLLDPLRACLPLGARALPSGFPLHTDILGLLLLHLELKRCLFTVEPLGDKVEPSPEQRRRLLRNFYTLVTSTHFPPEPGPPEKTEDEVYQAQLPRACYLVLGTEEPGKGVRLVALQLGVRRLLLLLSPQSPSHGLRSLATHTLHALTPLL; from the exons ATGTTTGGGCAGAATCTGGAGGTGCAGCTGAGCTCTGCGAGGACCGAAAACACGACTGTGGTGTGGAAAAGCTTCCATGACAG CATCACGCTCATTGTTCTGTCATCTGAGGAGGGCATCtctgagctgaggctggagagacTACTCCAAATGGTGTTTGGAGCCATG GTCCTTCTTGTGGGACTTGAAGAACTGACCAATATCCGCAATGTGGAGAGACTGAAGAAGGACTTGAGG GCCAGCTACTGCCTCATCGACAGCTTCCTAGGGGACTCGGAGCTCATCGGGGACCTGACCCAGTGTGTGGACTGTGTGATTCCTCCAGAGGGGTCCCTCTTGCAG GAAGCCCTCTCCGGGTTCGCGGAGGCCACGGGCACGGCATTCGTCAGTCTGGTGGTGTCGGGCCGGGTGGTGGCAGCAACGGAAGGTTGGTGGCGGCTGGGGACGCCCGAGGCCGTGCTGCTCCCCTGGCTGGTGGGGTCCCTGCCGCCGCAGACCGCTCGCGACTACCCGGTGTATCTGCCGCACGGGAGCCCCACG GTCCCACACCGGCTCCTGACCCTGACACTGCTGCCGAGCCTGGAGCTGTGTCTACTCTGCGGGCCAAGCCCACCCCTCAGCCAGTTGTATCCACAG CTTCTGGAGCGCTGCTGGCAGCCACTGCTGGACCCGTTGCGGGCCTGTCTGCCGCTGGGAGCCCGAGCGCTGCCCAGTGGCTTCCCCCTTCACACAGACATCCTCGG GCTGCTGCTCCTCCACCTGGAACTGAAACGCTGCCTCTTCACCGTGGAGCCCTTGGGGGATAAAG TAGAGCCTTCACCAGAACAGCGCCGGCGCCTCCTCCGAAACTTCTATACCCTGGTCACCTCCACGCACTTCCCACCAG AGCCAGGGCCACCAGAGAAGACAGAAGATGAGGTCTACCAGGCCCAGCTGCCCAGAGCCTGCTACCTGGTGTTGGGGACTGAGGAACCAGGCAAAGGAGTGCGTCTGGTGGCCCTGCAGCTGGGGGTtcggcggctgctgctgctgctgtctccCCAGAGTCCCAGCCATGGGCTGCGAAGCCTTGCCACCCACACTCTGCATGCCCTCACCCCACTTCTTTGA
- the FUZ gene encoding protein fuzzy homolog isoform X3, protein MGEEGTGGTVHLLCLAASSGVPLFCRSSRGGAPARQQLPFSVIGSLNGVHMFGQNLEVQLSSARTENTTVVWKSFHDSITLIVLSSEEGISELRLERLLQMVFGAMVLLVGLEELTNIRNVERLKKDLRASYCLIDSFLGDSELIGDLTQCVDCVIPPEGSLLQEALSGFAEATGTAFVSLVVSGRVVAATEGWWRLGTPEAVLLPWLVGSLPPQTARDYPVYLPHGSPTVPHRLLTLTLLPSLELCLLCGPSPPLSQLYPQLLERCWQPLLDPLRACLPLGARALPSGFPLHTDILGLLLLHLELKRCLFTVEPLGDKEPGPPEKTEDEVYQAQLPRACYLVLGTEEPGKGVRLVALQLGVRRLLLLLSPQSPSHGLRSLATHTLHALTPLL, encoded by the exons GCCCGTCAGCAG CTCCCGTTCTCTGTCATCGGTTCCCTCAATGGAGTCCATATGTTTGGGCAGAATCTGGAGGTGCAGCTGAGCTCTGCGAGGACCGAAAACACGACTGTGGTGTGGAAAAGCTTCCATGACAG CATCACGCTCATTGTTCTGTCATCTGAGGAGGGCATCtctgagctgaggctggagagacTACTCCAAATGGTGTTTGGAGCCATG GTCCTTCTTGTGGGACTTGAAGAACTGACCAATATCCGCAATGTGGAGAGACTGAAGAAGGACTTGAGG GCCAGCTACTGCCTCATCGACAGCTTCCTAGGGGACTCGGAGCTCATCGGGGACCTGACCCAGTGTGTGGACTGTGTGATTCCTCCAGAGGGGTCCCTCTTGCAG GAAGCCCTCTCCGGGTTCGCGGAGGCCACGGGCACGGCATTCGTCAGTCTGGTGGTGTCGGGCCGGGTGGTGGCAGCAACGGAAGGTTGGTGGCGGCTGGGGACGCCCGAGGCCGTGCTGCTCCCCTGGCTGGTGGGGTCCCTGCCGCCGCAGACCGCTCGCGACTACCCGGTGTATCTGCCGCACGGGAGCCCCACG GTCCCACACCGGCTCCTGACCCTGACACTGCTGCCGAGCCTGGAGCTGTGTCTACTCTGCGGGCCAAGCCCACCCCTCAGCCAGTTGTATCCACAG CTTCTGGAGCGCTGCTGGCAGCCACTGCTGGACCCGTTGCGGGCCTGTCTGCCGCTGGGAGCCCGAGCGCTGCCCAGTGGCTTCCCCCTTCACACAGACATCCTCGG GCTGCTGCTCCTCCACCTGGAACTGAAACGCTGCCTCTTCACCGTGGAGCCCTTGGGGGATAAAG AGCCAGGGCCACCAGAGAAGACAGAAGATGAGGTCTACCAGGCCCAGCTGCCCAGAGCCTGCTACCTGGTGTTGGGGACTGAGGAACCAGGCAAAGGAGTGCGTCTGGTGGCCCTGCAGCTGGGGGTtcggcggctgctgctgctgctgtctccCCAGAGTCCCAGCCATGGGCTGCGAAGCCTTGCCACCCACACTCTGCATGCCCTCACCCCACTTCTTTGA
- the FUZ gene encoding protein fuzzy homolog isoform X1, whose translation MGEEGTGGTVHLLCLAASSGVPLFCRSSRGGAPARQQLPFSVIGSLNGVHMFGQNLEVQLSSARTENTTVVWKSFHDSITLIVLSSEEGISELRLERLLQMVFGAMVLLVGLEELTNIRNVERLKKDLRASYCLIDSFLGDSELIGDLTQCVDCVIPPEGSLLQEALSGFAEATGTAFVSLVVSGRVVAATEGWWRLGTPEAVLLPWLVGSLPPQTARDYPVYLPHGSPTVPHRLLTLTLLPSLELCLLCGPSPPLSQLYPQLLERCWQPLLDPLRACLPLGARALPSGFPLHTDILGLLLLHLELKRCLFTVEPLGDKVEPSPEQRRRLLRNFYTLVTSTHFPPEPGPPEKTEDEVYQAQLPRACYLVLGTEEPGKGVRLVALQLGVRRLLLLLSPQSPSHGLRSLATHTLHALTPLL comes from the exons GCCCGTCAGCAG CTCCCGTTCTCTGTCATCGGTTCCCTCAATGGAGTCCATATGTTTGGGCAGAATCTGGAGGTGCAGCTGAGCTCTGCGAGGACCGAAAACACGACTGTGGTGTGGAAAAGCTTCCATGACAG CATCACGCTCATTGTTCTGTCATCTGAGGAGGGCATCtctgagctgaggctggagagacTACTCCAAATGGTGTTTGGAGCCATG GTCCTTCTTGTGGGACTTGAAGAACTGACCAATATCCGCAATGTGGAGAGACTGAAGAAGGACTTGAGG GCCAGCTACTGCCTCATCGACAGCTTCCTAGGGGACTCGGAGCTCATCGGGGACCTGACCCAGTGTGTGGACTGTGTGATTCCTCCAGAGGGGTCCCTCTTGCAG GAAGCCCTCTCCGGGTTCGCGGAGGCCACGGGCACGGCATTCGTCAGTCTGGTGGTGTCGGGCCGGGTGGTGGCAGCAACGGAAGGTTGGTGGCGGCTGGGGACGCCCGAGGCCGTGCTGCTCCCCTGGCTGGTGGGGTCCCTGCCGCCGCAGACCGCTCGCGACTACCCGGTGTATCTGCCGCACGGGAGCCCCACG GTCCCACACCGGCTCCTGACCCTGACACTGCTGCCGAGCCTGGAGCTGTGTCTACTCTGCGGGCCAAGCCCACCCCTCAGCCAGTTGTATCCACAG CTTCTGGAGCGCTGCTGGCAGCCACTGCTGGACCCGTTGCGGGCCTGTCTGCCGCTGGGAGCCCGAGCGCTGCCCAGTGGCTTCCCCCTTCACACAGACATCCTCGG GCTGCTGCTCCTCCACCTGGAACTGAAACGCTGCCTCTTCACCGTGGAGCCCTTGGGGGATAAAG TAGAGCCTTCACCAGAACAGCGCCGGCGCCTCCTCCGAAACTTCTATACCCTGGTCACCTCCACGCACTTCCCACCAG AGCCAGGGCCACCAGAGAAGACAGAAGATGAGGTCTACCAGGCCCAGCTGCCCAGAGCCTGCTACCTGGTGTTGGGGACTGAGGAACCAGGCAAAGGAGTGCGTCTGGTGGCCCTGCAGCTGGGGGTtcggcggctgctgctgctgctgtctccCCAGAGTCCCAGCCATGGGCTGCGAAGCCTTGCCACCCACACTCTGCATGCCCTCACCCCACTTCTTTGA